The DNA window catattacaatgtaggctatgtgttacagcactacttttggtgtccccctcaggaattgctcttgagaaaatgtcatgtaattgtcccctccaaagttgatatcagatttttgccCCTGCCCATagtgtttgaatgttaaatgacgagacagaggcatggatgcgagtaaccagtcttgttcagtatattgccatacatccgggtatttcaagcacaccggtaaaacactggagttgcagtaattaacatttaccaacagatggcatcactgtgccatcttacacccataacacaTAGGGTGAACTGGCGATAAACGGCCAGCCTGTATGCGCTGCAAACTAAATCACAATGCACTTATAATGAGCACGCCCCATTATTGGTTAGAATGAGATTTCATGAATCATGATGCTGTCTGCGATTCCAACTCCGGTCGTCTAATCAAAAGGTAAATGTGTTACCATCACGCCAAACAGCGCTGGTGATAAACACCGTTGTAGGATACTGATTATACATACTGATTATATATACTGAGCACCTACCCACTATTGATATTATCCTTAAACAATATATAATCTAGCAACATTTCAGCAATTATTTAACTGGCATATCTGCTGCTGACTGGTCGAGTAACCCCTTCTGCCAGGAAGTCCATCATAagggttagtggtgcgtgtcgcTGCAGCACGCCCACCGTTGTGACTCGCTGGTGGGCGTGCATGTTCGATCGTGTGTCAAAAATTCATCATAGCATGTTTGTatggtctggttattaaatgggtacatagttcaatagtaatatcctctaaaactCAAATGAGCTagatagttggctagctagctatctagcaaacttcacatactgtatagatttgtaagtcgctctggataagagcgtctgctaaatgacttaaatgtagatagctagctaagttatttaaatatcaccagctacctaacttcatattagctagctatcttgatgtatttatcactgtaaaaaacaaactccaaatgcatttgtaggtagctagctaacagccatggaggagggtgaaaggatagcagccccaactgtcagtgagagaggaggctattctggatagggcaggtacttttgtgtagttcctgtccctagaagtgaggacggagataatagtaacataatattcagttcggtgtaatttgactataatgaagtctgtttcttgtgaggttttctgtcctcagataaagagcgcTATGAAATCGTGTCTACATGTGAAGAGCAGTGATTCTCAGTtctggtcctggggactcaaaggggtgcTAATAttagtttttgccttagcactgcacagctgattcaaatgatcaactcatcatcaagcttcaagtggaaTTTATGTATTGTGAcgctatccttgatatgatcctgttattgtcacatgctacacatgcacatacagttgaagtcggaagtttacatacacttaggttggagtcatcaaaactcgtttttcaaccactccacaaatttcttgttaacaaactatagttttggcaagtcggttaggacatctactttgtgcctgacacaagcaatttttcaactacagcgactgaaatgaccgCAACACTtaaaagagttgcagttagtttcagagtgagtGGCAAGAAATACGTTAGTTGAGGtctagggtttagtgaatgaggactaaatcttgtaataaataatgtggaaattgagcaagttgaggtgactaaactgaagtaaccctggattgtaaactgtcatggtcaaaacatattgatacaacagtagctaagatggggagtaagtccataataaagcattgctctaccttcttaacagcactatcaagaaggcaggtcctacaggccctagttttgtcaaacctggactactgttcagccgtgtggtcaggtgccacaaaaaaaggacaggaaaattgcaattggctcagaacagggcaacaTAGCTGGCCCTTGgaggtacacagagagctaatattaataatatgcatgtcaatctctcctggctcaaagtggaggagagattaacttcatcactacttgtatttatgacatgttgaatgcaccgagctgtcagTTTCAAAAactggcgcacagctcggacacTGTCATGGAAAATTACATAATAATAACTATCCTGTGTTGTACTACTTAAAGAATAGTCTCTTGTTATATGCTAGTTTTTTCTAACCAGATTAAGATGGATTAGAAGGAGCATTTCACAATTAAATGATGTTCCAATTGAGTCACCACAATCCTCGGAACTTGAAAAGTCGGCGCAGGTTAATTCCTTGGTATGGGGCATTGGAAAATGCCCATGTTTTAGATCGATTAGGATATCATTTAGAATCTTTGGTAAATTTAACCACTTCAGGATTTTCGATAATAAGACCGGAATTGTAAGCCTCATGCCTCACGGCTATACAGAATAGGGTAGCGCTTGACATGTTGCTAGCACGGGAGGGAGGAGTGTGCAAAATGATAGGTGACCATTGCTGTACATTCATACCCCGGGGTGAGGGTAATTTGACTATGGTAGTGGAACATCTGAAAGAGCTCAGCGGTGATCTCGCCAACCAGACAATGATTGGAATCCATTTGGATGGGTTTAGTCATTATTTGATGTTATGGGAGCTACAATATTTCATTGGTTGATTTATGGCttagttattttttttacaataatgCTTATTATAATTTCTGTTAAGAAATTGTGCAGCAAAGTCGTTGAGACTATTCTTGCCATGCCATTACTGACCCCTGAAGGAGACGCCTCAGAACCCTATTTACCTGATTTATTTCCTATGTCTGATTACATGTCTGATGAAGACGATGATGATCCCTAACGCCAAGGTAAAAACATTGAGTTAATGGTGCAGCATGACCATAGGCCATGCTCACGGCGGGGGTTCTGTAAATAATGCTCCCAAGGTAGAGTTAAGCGCCAACCGTCATGGTGACCCTTTGGTATATGGACAGTCTCAACAAAGCTATTGCCTTGTGTGTAGTGATAAAGTATGTACCAATGTTTATATTCATATGTTCCTTTCCCCCTTTCTTCCACTATGTGAATGTTTGAAACTCAATGACCATGGAGGTCATTTACAAATTGTAATGTTTTGTAATGTACTAAGTATAAGAAGTCTTTTCTTTTTTTCCTCATGTTTAATGAAAATGCTTGTAAGTAATTTTATATTAGGTTGAGACTTAGTCTCAAAAGGGAGGAAATGTCATGGAAAATTACATAATTAGTCATGCTATCCCATGTTTTACTGCTTAAAGAATAGTCTCTTGTTATATGCTAGTGATTTTCTAACCTGATACAAACTTCTCTTGGTGTGACTTAGTCATAAAACTGGGCTTACAGCTAGCTAAGAGATGTTTGGGTGCAACCGCAGCATGTGAAATCCCGTGGGTTTACTATCTACAGAAAGTCACATGTATGGAACCTTGCAGAAACGAGTACAATATAGTGTTTGTTGTTGTGAATGCAGTTAGCACGAGGGCTCAACCATCTATCTTAAAGTCTGCACAGACAACTAATGCCCTTTTACACACTATCTGCTGACTGCCACGTATACAGAAAGGGGTTGTATCTATCAAAGCAGAGACCTGGCTATGTTTGTTAAGCTTTCAACTCAACCATTCTTGGTGATGCTGATTgcttcatttttgcaaatcttataataaagCTGTTGTTGGAAGAACAGCCTCTCTTTTCCTCTAGAATTTCCCTGAcaacacccatgcataccccacaagacatgccacaagaggtctcttcacagtccccaagtccagaacagactatgggaggcacgcagtactacatagagccaagactaaatggaactctattccacatcaggtaactgatgcaagcagtagaatcagattttaaaaacaggtaaaaatacaccttatggaacagcggtaACTGTGGAGCAACActaacataggcacagacacatgcatacacacacacacaataacatattcactatatacacacacacacatggactttgtactgtagatatgtggtggagtaggggcctgagggcacacagtgtgttgtgaaatctgtgaatgtattgtaatgtttttaaaattgtataaactgacAATTTTGCTGAACaccaggaagattagctgctgccttagcagcataataaatacaaatataaataatCATACTCTCTTGCCATTATCTGGCAGCATCCACACTCACACCAGTTTGTGTTGGGCTACGTTGACCCTCTAGCTGATGTGTTTCAGGTGACATGCCTGTGTTGTTACTGCCACGAGAACAAACTCTTTGATCTGGGGCAATGATAATCTCAAACATGAACAGCTTCAGTAGGTTTATTGTCTCCCTAACTAACATTATTTCATTATCTGTAATAAACTCATTCTCAGTCTTGGAGCTACTCGGTCATTTCAGCCATTTTTGGGAGttccaaaaaaaactaaaataaacatCATTACATGAAACAAAACATTTAGTCATTTTTGAGACTACAGGAAATAGGTTTACCACTATGTTAAACAACTGCAATAATGTATGCGTTGGTTTTCAACAGCATGGCGGCTATTGTAGTCTTTTGACTGTAGAAAAACAGGGATCTCTAAAGTTGTGCCAGGATGTGCAGGCAGCATGCGAGGGAGGGGCAACTGTGCAGGCACCATAGCTAGTCGGTCTGGAACTCAGCCATATACATAATTTACACAGCACACAAATGCACTTGAAACAGCAGTATAGTTCATTGTATCTTTATTATTGTAATAATCGTCACTGATAAAGTTGAGACAGACAGGACAAGCAGAAACAGGTGGTTGGATATTAACATGCTCAGGTCTGATTGTGGCATTACACTTTGGCTTTAAAACAAACAGAAGGCACTTAAACAGAAGAGGATCAAGTTGTctcttaggcacagatctaggatcaggtaccTTTCATCCAATCCTATGGTTATGATGGGAAAGAAGCAGAAacctgaccttagatcagtgtctaaggTTAACTTTATCCTCCTCGCACATAAACATGAAAAGCAAAGGCACTTATGGAGGGGCGGGACTAGGGCAAGAGAGGGATCACTGATTGGTCAGATAATGTTTAACTGATAGGGGGCAGCATGGTTTTAGTATTCAGCTAGCGCTGACTCAGAACATTACAGAAATGTTAGATATGgttcagaacccccccccccactcatcTGTGAATGAGACCCTCTGTCGCCCAGGTAACCGTTCCCATGCCAAccacagagagggaaagacaggtaaaaaaagaaaaaggagaaaacaGCAATAAAACCCTTTCTTTGTGCTCTTGGTATTATTTAACACATCTTAAAGTAAAATATTAATACAGTTCATCAATTATACCATAATTGTACTGTCTGTGTATGCATGTAAGGATCAACATCTGTacggtatactgtatgtttgttgatATCTGTGTGTAGCCTATGAGGGTATAATTATCATTACCTTTGGCCCTGTGCCCCTTATATTAATAGTTGGCTTTTTGATATTTGGACTGTTCTCATAATTAAATCATTGGCTTCTCAGTTCAGTTCTACATAAAACATACAGGGAATGTGATTGGCTTAGGAGTGGGGAACACTGAGGAAGAGTGTAGTagtgatacacacacagacacacacttatcTTTGGACCTCTACTCCTTAGATCATAGGTTATAAAGAAGTAATGGGATAAGGATATGATGCATTCTCTCTGAGGAGGACCGAGGAAGACCATGAGGGTGGCGATGATGAAGGTCTCACTCGGACCAATCGTCATCGCCCAACTCTGAGGAGTCGTCCTCGCTGTCGCTGCACTCCACAGCAATACGGCGAGACAAGATGGCCGCCACATCGTTGCCGTAGTTATCCTTTTTCTCCTGCTCTTTCTGTTCCTCCACCTTACGCAGGTTAAAACctgccagagagaaagaggattagggtgtgtgtgtgtgtgtttatgtgtgttcgTATCggactgtctgtgtgtatgtgtgtcgtaCCTTGCCGGATAGCCGACAGGAGGTCACTGTGAGCGTCAGCGGGGGCTTCTGGCTGAGCTTGGGTGGATTTAAGAGGAGGGGGAGCCCCAatggagaaggaggggggaggagggccaGAAGTGGGGGGAGGAGGGCCTGGGGGAggcgggggaggaggaggaggaggtgcgcCACCaccctgggggagagaggggggaggaggcggAGAGATGGAGGCCTGATAGCAAGGAGGAGGTGGGGCAGGGGGGGAGGGATAGGCGGAGGAAGAGTGGGGAGTGGGAGGGGAAGAGTCAAAtccagaggggggagggggagggattcCGAAgccaggggaggggggaggaggaggtggggcaGGAGGAGGGGCCAGGTTGGGCCGTGTGCCAATGGGAGCAGTAGAGGGCATGGGAGGGGCTGGAGGGGGGTGTGTGGGGCTAAGAACGCTGGTGCGCTTTTGGGTTGATGCTCCGTACTGTCCGTCATGATACCTGCCAATGAGAGAGCAGGGGAAGGATTAAGGTCAGCACAAATAATTTTGTCCACTTGAGATGAAGGGTGTTGACTGGAGAGTAAACACTAATGCCAAAAATGCTAAATTAGCATAAAATATGTGTAAAAACTACAGTATATGCACAATTTCTATGTGCATACACTACTCCACTCCATCCCCGTTACTTACGCCATGTCTGGTGGTGGAGGGGGCAGGAAGTCGTCCGGggcggggggagggaggggggagccAGGATCGAAGGCGTACGACCCTGTACTCTGGTCCAAACCATCAGGGGAGTAACAGCCTTCTCCTGAACCAATACTGCCATTCAGACCCTCAAGAGATTCTCTACACACAAAATGCACAAAAAAAAGAGTGAATATTTTCATCAATAAACAGTTTAAAATCATTCTATAGGACATCACTCTCCCCGGCACACTCACAATCTCCTTCCCTCATATTCTCTTTCTCCTCACTCCACTTCAAACATTCTCGCTCCATCCTCTTTATCCTCATCTCTCACcctgttctcattctctctccatctctcaccccatgtcattctctctccatctctcaccctgttctcattctctctccatcgctcaccctgttctcattctctctccatctctcaccccaTGTCATTCTTGGGCACCACAAACTCCTCTCCCATCTTTAGCCGTTCCCACTCATCCTTCCTGGTTTTGATCTTCCTGGGATTCAGAGTCCGCATATTCTGattgtccttcttctccttcttctcagacagagagacaaagagagggggggggacaaagagagcgggaaggagggagagagagaggagcgacagcaaaagaaagagagaaagacagagggaaagagaagagaaacAAGAAAGGGCATTTAACAGTGCTATAAGTGCACTTCCTTGTTTTGTTTAAGCAGAAGATGGGATGCATTTCCCAACAGGCCGAAAACAAACTCCACTGTCTCATTGAAGgacgcgtgtgtgcgcgtgtaaactaaccggtgtagactaacagtgaaatgcttacttacgggcccttccccaCAATGCAGAGAGAACCATAGAAACATAATAGAAAGATAATAACACCAGGAATAAATACACTGAGCAACGATCAGACccgtggctatatacacggggtaccagtacccagtcgatgtgcaggggtacaagcaAATCGAGTTAgatttgtacagtgcattcggaaagtattcagaccacttccctttttccacatattgttatgtTAGAGCCTCATTCTGAAATGGATGTAAAtcaattgttttcctcatcaatcttcacacaatagcccatgatgacaaagcaaacaggtttttagaaacttttgcaaaTTTCTAAAgatatgaaatattacatttacttaagtattcagaccctttgctcagtactttgttgatacacctttggtggcgattacagcctcgagtcttcttgggtatgatgccacaagcttggcacacctgtatttggggagtttctcccattcttctctgcagatcctctcaagctctgtcaggttggatggggagcatcgctgcacagctattttcaggtctctccagagatgttcgatcgggttcaaatccgggctctggctggaccactccaGGATGTTCAgagacttggctgtgtgcttagggtcgttgtcctgttgaaaggtgaagcTTCAACCCAGTctcaggtcctgagtgctctggagcaggttttcatcaaggatctctctgtactttgctccgttcatgtttccctcaatcctgactagtctctcagtccctgccgctgaaaaacactcatcatagcatgatgctgtcacccccatgCTTCCCCGTAGAGATGGTGCCTTCAGatgagacgcttggcattcaggccagagttaaagcttggtttcatcagaccagagaatcttgtttctcatggtctgagagtcctttagatgccttttggcaaactttaagtgggctgtcatgtgctttttactgaggagtggtttccgtctggccactcttccataaaggcctgattggtggagtgctgcacagatggttgtccttctggaaggttctcccatatccacagaggaactctggaactctgtcagagtgaccctcaggttcttggtcacctccctgaacaaggcccttcaccccaaatttctcagtttggctgggcggccagccctaggaagagtcttggtgattccataCTTCTttgatttaagaatgatggaggccactgtgttcttggggaattcaatgctgcagaaatgttttggtacatttccccagatctgtgcctcaacacaatcctgtctcggagctctacggaggattccttcgaccttatggcttggtttttgctctgacatgcactgccaactgtgtgcctttccaaatcatgtccaatcaattgaatttaccacaggtggactccaattaagttgtagaaacatctcaaggatgatcaatggaaacaggatggacctgagctaaaatttcaagtctcatagcaaagggtctgaatacttctgttgATAAGTTATTTtcgttttttataaatgtgcaaaaatgtataaaaacctgttttcgctttgtcattatggggtattgggtgtagattgatgtggaaaaattaatttaatacattttagaataaggctgtaacataacacaatgtggaaaaagggaaggtatctgaatactgtacatatacactgagtgtacaaaacatttggaacaccttcctaatattgagttgcacccacccCCCACTTTCGCCCTCAgtacagcctcaatttgtcgaggcacgactccacaaggtgtcgaaagcgttccacagggatgctggcccatgcttcccacagttgtgtcatgttggctggatgtccttcggaTAGTGGACAATTCTTgctacacacaggaaactgttgagcatgaaaaacccagcagcattgcaattcttgacacattcaaaccggagcgcctggcacctactagcaaaccccgttcaaaggcagttcaatcttttgtcttgcccattcaccctttgaatggcacaccaacacaatccatgtctcaactgtctcaaggcttaaaaatccttctttaactggtctcctccccttcatctacactgattgaagtggattcaacaggtgacattaataagggatcatagctttcccctggatttacctggtcagtctttgtcatggaaagagcatgtcaggaagcccaggattcagttgcagaagGTGTTCAGTCTCAGGatcctgagcttaatgatgagcttggagggcactacggtgttgaacgctaagctgtattcaatgaacagcattctcacataggtgttcctcttgttcAGGTGCCCTAGCGGTTGCGtcatctgtggctctgttgggcggcaggtagcttagcgggTAAGAGCATTGgtcaagtaaccgaaaggttgcaggttcgaatccccaagctgattAGGTGAAaatctgccaatgtgcccttaagcaagaTGCTCTTGacaaaagcatctgctaaatacctaaaatgtaattgtaatgTTGGGGTGAATTTGAGTGGGTCCAGACCACcctttcaaagtatttcatggctacagatgtgagtgctatggctACAGATGTAAGTGTCCTGGTAATCCCTCTGGTCCTAcaaccttgtgaatgttgacctgtttaaaggtcttactcacatcggctacggaaaaTGAGATcccacagttgtccggaacagctggttgcatgattcagtgttgcttgcctagacgtgagcatagaaggcatttaactcatctggtaggctcgcgtcactgagcAGCTGGGTTTTCCTTTGTTATCCGGGATAGTTTgtaagccctgtcacatccgacgagtgtcagagccagcgtagtaggattcaatcttagtcctgtattgacgttttgccAAAAAtccatagcgggatttcttagaagcgtccagattagtgtcctgctccttgaaagctgcagctctagcctttagctcagtacagatgttgcctgtaatccatggcttcttgttgggatatgtacgtacggtcactgtggggacgaagttgttgatgcacttattaatgaagctggtgattgatgtggtaaactcaatgtcatcggatgaatcccggaacatattccagtctgtactagcgaaacagtcctgtagcttagcttcCACTGCATCGGACCATTTCCAtattgagcgcgtcactggtacttcctgtaatgagtttttgcttgtaagcaggaggatagagttatggtcagattttccaaagggagggtgagggagagccttgtatgtgtttctgtgtgtggagtaaaggtattCTAGAGTTTTGTTGCCtatagttgcacaggtgacatgctggtaaaaatttggtaaaacggatttcagtttccctgcattaaaatcatcGGCCACGAGAAGCGCTGACTatggatgtgcattttcttgtttgcttatggccctgtaCAGCTTGATGAGTATGGTCTTAGTgacagcatcagtttgtggtggtaaatagacagctacaaaaaaatatagatgaaaactctcttggtaaatagtatggtctacagtttatcatgagatattctaactcaggcgataAAAACTCAAGACTACTTTAACATTAAAGATTGCGCACCAGATGTTGTTAATAAAGAGACACACCGGTCCCCTCTTCGTCTTAACCGGGGCTACCGTCTGGTCTAGACAATGGATTGAAAAAACAgcgtccttgttcagccacgactccaataaacatagaatattacagttcctcaggtcccgttgataggatattCTCCAATGGAGCTCGTCCAGTTTTTTAATCTTGTGACTGCACGTTCgccaatagaacggagggtagaggcggtttatttGCTCGCCATCGTAGTCTTGTCAACGTAGTCTCGTCAACGTAGTCTCTTCTACCTCTCTTGCACCGTCGCTTCCTCTTTCGAGTCCCAGGGATTAAGGCCTGGTCCAGAGTAAGCAGAACGACCAGAGCTGCCGATTCGTTAAAGTACAAATTGTCATCCAAATCAAGGTTAGTGATCCCCGTTCTGATGAAATGATGGCGGAGACATgatgtacaaaaaaatatatatcagaattggtcaggagccagTTAAACGGCTGCTATCCTCTGCAGTGCCATTTTACTTTGTGTGTGTTACCCGTTACCCTGTGTTTACCCTGTGTTTGCGTCTCTCCTTCATGATGTCCTTGGTGTCCTGCAGCATCTTCTCCTTCCACAGATCAAAGAAGTAGGAGGGATCCGTGTAGAACTTCAGAGCATCCTTCCCATCATCCCTACacatgtcaacaacaacaacaaacaatatcagtatgtgtgtgtgtgcgtgtgtgtgtgtgtttgcatgcgtgcGTGTACCTGTACTGGCTGAGGTTGTTGAGTGGTGGAGGTGGGTTGCAGGTCAGATAGGTCTCCTGTACAGGCAGTGGTAGAGAGGGTCTACAGAACAACTGCTGGTCCTGAGTCAGATTACTATGAAACGCTTTCTTCTGGGTGATGGCCTGcagagacactgagagagagatggagggtggagagagagagagagagagagagatggagggtggtgagagagagagagaggtggagagagagcgatatggtgagagagagacagatatggagagagagagagagcgagagagagacacagttaggGTTAGTATTCCGTTTGTTTGGGACAAAGGAATACAGTATGTGCCAGTATGTGCTGCATTACATTATACTTAAAGTCCACTGAATTCTCACTTTGGATACTAAATACATGGCACTGTTTGCTTGTAACATACAGCGGTTTTCCCAGACACAGGTTGAGCCTAGTTATGAACTAAAGATCATGTTCAATGAAGATTCTCCCTTTAAATTGCTTTTAAATCTAATAGGCTTAATCAGCATGCGGGGAAATCACCCCATGGTATATAATGTCAGTCTCTTACCCTCCTCCTCTTTAGGGTCGAGCTGGGTGACTTTGACCTGTAGAcggtccactctctctcccagtgtgttCACCCGGACAGCAAACACCCCCGCCTGCACAAACAGCTCTCCAAACACATCCTCTGcatacttacctacacacacaaacaaatgtatATTATGGC is part of the Salmo trutta chromosome 34, fSalTru1.1, whole genome shotgun sequence genome and encodes:
- the wasf2 gene encoding actin-binding protein WASF2 yields the protein MPLVTRNIEPRHVCRQTIPNTIRSELECVTNISLANIIRQLGSLSKYAEDVFGELFVQAGVFAVRVNTLGERVDRLQVKVTQLDPKEEEVSLQAITQKKAFHSNLTQDQQLFCRPSLPLPVQETYLTCNPPPPLNNLSQYRDDGKDALKFYTDPSYFFDLWKEKMLQDTKDIMKERRKHRKEKKDNQNMRTLNPRKIKTRKDEWERLKMGEEFVVPKNDMGESLEGLNGSIGSGEGCYSPDGLDQSTGSYAFDPGSPLPPPAPDDFLPPPPPDMAYHDGQYGASTQKRTSVLSPTHPPPAPPMPSTAPIGTRPNLAPPPAPPPPPPSPGFGIPPPPPSGFDSSPPTPHSSSAYPSPPAPPPPCYQASISPPPPPSLPQGGGAPPPPPPPPPPGPPPPTSGPPPPSFSIGAPPPLKSTQAQPEAPADAHSDLLSAIRQGFNLRKVEEQKEQEKKDNYGNDVAAILSRRIAVECSDSEDDSSELGDDDWSE